The following are from one region of the Cyanobium gracile PCC 6307 genome:
- a CDS encoding RrF2 family transcriptional regulator, which translates to MAFSAKTGYGLVSLMELAAIHSRGGVLQVAEIAQRQGIPDRYLEQMLASLRRGQILRSIRGPKGGYQLARPPAEIRVDDIVSCLEGDVSPRGGGESATPEFEVLGRLEDRLEEARRAILSGTTLQDLLDQRDHLAQAQAMYFI; encoded by the coding sequence TTGGCCTTCAGCGCGAAAACCGGATACGGCCTCGTCTCGCTGATGGAGCTGGCCGCCATCCATTCCCGCGGCGGCGTGTTGCAGGTGGCGGAGATCGCCCAGCGCCAGGGCATCCCTGACCGCTATCTGGAGCAGATGCTTGCCAGCCTGCGCCGGGGCCAGATCCTGCGCAGCATCCGCGGGCCGAAGGGGGGCTACCAGCTGGCCCGGCCGCCGGCCGAGATCCGCGTTGATGACATCGTCAGCTGTCTGGAGGGGGATGTCTCGCCGCGCGGCGGTGGCGAGAGCGCCACACCTGAGTTCGAGGTGCTGGGCCGGCTGGAGGATCGGCTCGAAGAGGCCCGTCGCGCCATCCTCTCGGGCACCACCCTGCAGGACCTGCTGGACCAGCGCGATCACCTGGCCCAGGCCCAGGCGATGTACTTCATCTGA
- a CDS encoding sulfate ABC transporter substrate-binding protein → MAAPLAVAVALGGSGTLLPLNAQAQQPAKNQELLLVSYAVTKAAYDKIIPRFTADWKKRTGQSVVIRTSYGGSGSQTRAVIDGLAADVVGLALTADTLKLQEAGLIRPGWEKENPNNSIITNSVVAFFVRPGNPKKIRTWNDLDNKNVEVITANPKTSGGARWNFLGLWGSVTETGGNEARARAFVTNVYRNVDTLPKDAREATDVFVKRNQGDVLLNYENEAILARKSGTWTTPYIVPTTNILIEGPIAVVDRNVDRKGTRKVAEAFARYLYSEPAQRAFAEEGFRPVNAKVKAETRSRFAPVSKLFTARDFGGWDTINKRFFGKGGLWDSIFSKSR, encoded by the coding sequence GTGGCCGCCCCCCTGGCCGTCGCCGTCGCCCTGGGGGGTTCCGGCACCCTGCTGCCCCTGAACGCCCAGGCCCAGCAACCGGCGAAAAATCAGGAACTGCTGCTGGTGTCCTATGCCGTCACCAAGGCGGCCTACGACAAGATCATTCCCCGGTTCACGGCCGACTGGAAAAAGCGGACCGGCCAGAGCGTCGTCATCCGCACCAGCTATGGCGGCTCCGGCTCCCAGACCCGGGCAGTGATTGACGGCCTGGCGGCGGATGTGGTCGGCCTGGCCCTGACAGCCGACACCCTGAAGCTCCAGGAGGCGGGGCTGATCCGTCCGGGCTGGGAGAAGGAGAACCCCAACAACAGCATCATCACCAACTCGGTGGTCGCCTTCTTCGTGCGGCCCGGCAACCCGAAGAAGATCCGCACCTGGAACGATCTCGACAACAAGAACGTGGAGGTGATCACCGCCAATCCCAAGACCTCCGGCGGCGCCCGCTGGAACTTCCTGGGTCTCTGGGGCTCGGTGACGGAAACCGGCGGCAACGAAGCCAGGGCCCGCGCCTTCGTGACCAACGTGTACCGCAATGTGGACACCCTTCCCAAGGATGCCCGTGAGGCGACCGACGTGTTCGTGAAACGCAACCAGGGTGATGTGCTGCTCAACTACGAGAACGAAGCGATCCTTGCCAGGAAGAGCGGCACCTGGACAACCCCCTACATCGTTCCCACCACCAACATCCTGATCGAAGGACCGATCGCCGTCGTCGACAGGAACGTGGACCGCAAGGGAACCCGCAAGGTGGCCGAGGCTTTCGCCAGGTATCTGTACAGCGAGCCGGCCCAGCGGGCCTTCGCCGAGGAGGGATTCCGACCCGTCAACGCCAAGGTGAAGGCGGAGACGCGATCCCGATTCGCTCCGGTCTCGAAGCTGTTCACCGCCCGGGACTTCGGCGGCTGGGACACCATCAACAAGCGGTTCTTCGGCAAAGGAGGGCTCTGGGATTCGATCTTCTCCAAGTCCCGCTGA
- a CDS encoding sulfate ABC transporter substrate-binding protein, protein MARSAAPLAITGLLLGGLALTGCSPRPEGGGGAGADAGGAPQELLLVSYAVTKGAYDRILPKFEADWKARTGQTISVKTSYGGSGSQTRAIIDGLDADVATLALAGDVLKLQEAELVQPGWEKDLPGGSIITHSVVAFVTRDGNPKGVRTWADLAKPGVTVVTANPKTSGGARWNFLGLWGSISQTGGSEAQAKAYVSSVYRNVDNLPKDAREASDVFLKRGQGDVLLNYENEAILAKRSGDLKAPFIVPEVNIRIEGPVTVVDRNVDRKGTRKAAEALAAYLQSEPAQEIFAEEGFRPVSPGVWSRVKDRFAPVKQLFIAGDFGGWKQINDTFFGKNGVWDQLFSSSR, encoded by the coding sequence TTGGCCCGTTCCGCCGCCCCGCTGGCCATCACCGGCCTCCTGCTCGGGGGCCTGGCCCTGACCGGCTGCAGCCCCCGGCCCGAGGGTGGCGGCGGTGCCGGTGCCGATGCCGGCGGTGCTCCCCAGGAACTGCTGCTGGTGAGCTACGCCGTGACCAAGGGGGCCTACGACCGGATCCTGCCCAAGTTCGAAGCCGACTGGAAGGCCAGAACCGGCCAGACCATCAGCGTCAAGACCAGCTATGGCGGCTCCGGCTCCCAGACCCGGGCGATCATCGACGGCCTCGATGCCGACGTGGCCACCCTCGCCCTGGCCGGTGACGTGCTCAAGCTCCAGGAAGCGGAGCTGGTGCAGCCGGGGTGGGAGAAGGACCTGCCCGGCGGCTCGATCATCACCCACTCGGTGGTGGCCTTCGTGACCCGCGACGGCAACCCCAAAGGGGTGCGGACCTGGGCCGACCTGGCCAAGCCGGGCGTCACCGTGGTGACGGCCAATCCCAAGACCTCCGGCGGCGCCCGCTGGAACTTCCTGGGGCTGTGGGGCTCGATCAGCCAGACCGGCGGAAGTGAGGCCCAGGCCAAGGCCTACGTCAGTTCGGTCTACCGCAACGTGGACAACCTGCCCAAGGACGCCCGCGAGGCTAGTGACGTGTTCCTCAAGCGCGGCCAGGGCGACGTGCTACTCAACTACGAGAACGAGGCGATCCTGGCCAAGCGCAGCGGCGACCTCAAGGCCCCCTTCATCGTGCCCGAGGTCAACATCCGCATCGAGGGCCCGGTGACCGTCGTCGACCGCAATGTGGATCGCAAGGGCACCCGCAAGGCGGCTGAGGCCCTGGCCGCCTATCTCCAGAGCGAGCCGGCCCAGGAGATCTTCGCCGAGGAGGGCTTCCGTCCGGTGAGTCCGGGCGTGTGGAGCCGGGTGAAGGACCGCTTCGCACCGGTGAAGCAGCTCTTCATCGCCGGCGACTTCGGCGGCTGGAAGCAGATCAACGACACCTTCTTCGGCAAGAACGGGGTCTGGGACCAGCTGTTCAGCAGCTCCCGCTGA
- a CDS encoding class II glutamine amidotransferase, translating into MCELLALSANTPTDMRFSFHGLTRRGGATGCHGDGWGVASFDPDGRGVHLYREDAPAAFSPIAAQVASLDLRAHCSIAHIRKATQGVVALENCHPFHRRWQGREWVFAHNGNLLGPLPATGLFVPEGSTDSEVAFCWILEQLNAADADPADLDSIFATLVRCAQQLEQQGTFNCLISNGSWLFAHASSRLHRITRRAPFGRATLADDDLSVDFSELAGVDDVVTIVSTEPLTRDEEWLPLQAGEAVLLVGGEVVRHQPPGAPVTPIP; encoded by the coding sequence ATGTGTGAACTGCTGGCCCTCAGCGCCAACACCCCCACCGACATGCGCTTCTCCTTCCATGGCCTCACCCGCCGGGGGGGCGCCACCGGCTGCCACGGGGACGGCTGGGGGGTGGCCAGCTTCGACCCCGATGGCCGCGGGGTGCATCTGTACCGGGAGGACGCCCCGGCCGCCTTCTCGCCGATCGCCGCCCAGGTGGCCAGCCTGGACCTGCGCGCCCACTGCTCGATCGCCCACATCCGCAAGGCGACCCAGGGGGTGGTGGCCCTGGAGAACTGCCACCCCTTCCACCGGCGCTGGCAAGGGCGGGAATGGGTGTTCGCCCACAACGGCAACCTGCTGGGGCCACTGCCTGCCACCGGGCTGTTCGTTCCGGAGGGATCCACCGACAGCGAAGTGGCCTTCTGCTGGATCCTGGAGCAACTGAACGCCGCCGATGCCGATCCGGCAGACCTGGACAGCATCTTTGCGACGCTGGTGCGGTGCGCCCAGCAGCTGGAGCAGCAGGGCACCTTCAACTGTCTGATCAGCAACGGCAGCTGGCTGTTCGCCCACGCCAGCAGCCGGCTGCACCGCATCACCCGCCGGGCCCCGTTCGGCCGGGCCACCCTGGCCGATGACGACCTGAGCGTCGACTTCTCCGAGCTGGCCGGCGTCGACGACGTCGTGACGATCGTCAGCACCGAACCGCTGACCCGGGATGAGGAATGGCTGCCGCTTCAGGCCGGCGAGGCCGTCCTGCTGGTGGGGGGCGAAGTGGTGCGGCACCAGCCCCCTGGAGCTCCCGTCACCCCCATCCCCTAA
- a CDS encoding rhodanese-like domain-containing protein encodes MATTLQKAESTGLRDELLSPRQLLRLLAGSGPNGSDAPALIIDLRARSRYRRSHVPGSHNIPSGWLISGELPDGDLILVGESTRHSATTIEQLQTQGHARRIRHLAGGFGAWQHQDLPVAGRQRMGWPQLFRLASPQEA; translated from the coding sequence ATGGCAACCACCCTCCAAAAAGCGGAATCCACAGGCCTTCGCGATGAGCTCCTCTCCCCCCGGCAACTCCTGCGCCTGCTGGCCGGCTCAGGCCCCAACGGCTCTGATGCACCGGCACTGATCATCGATCTGCGCGCCAGGAGCCGCTATCGCCGCAGCCATGTCCCGGGGAGTCACAACATTCCCAGCGGCTGGCTCATCAGCGGCGAGCTCCCCGATGGCGACCTGATCCTGGTGGGCGAGAGCACCCGACATTCGGCCACGACGATCGAACAGCTCCAGACGCAGGGCCATGCCCGTCGCATCCGCCATCTCGCCGGTGGATTCGGGGCCTGGCAACACCAGGACCTGCCCGTGGCCGGACGGCAACGCATGGGGTGGCCCCAGCTCTTCCGCCTGGCGTCGCCGCAGGAGGCCTGA
- a CDS encoding homoserine O-acetyltransferase family protein: MTTTQTNPRADHRHVLELFGEQPLRLESGDTLGPITIAHESWGQPNASRSNGVLLLHGFSGDSHAAGPAGPGHPSRGWWDGLIGPGRAIDTDRFFVVCPNVLGGCQGSTGPGSPAPDGRPWGSRFPALTIRDQVEAEVAFSDRLQIRRWQAVIGGSMGGMRAMEWAIAHPGRLERLVLLATTARCSERTNACHRSQIEAIQQDPAFLGGDFYDHPGGGPRAGLARARRMARRTYGGIEDGSVEEGGVFLERFDANSYIVLTQAMTGHDVGRGRGGVAAALARISAPSHVVSVSSDRLFPPHSQREMARAIGGPVRFSAIDSQHGHDGFLAEQDQLASILRQSLA, encoded by the coding sequence TTGACGACCACCCAGACGAACCCTCGCGCCGACCATCGGCACGTCCTCGAGCTGTTCGGCGAGCAGCCGTTGCGGCTGGAATCCGGGGACACCCTGGGGCCGATCACGATCGCCCATGAGAGCTGGGGGCAGCCCAATGCCTCCCGCAGCAACGGGGTGCTGCTCCTGCATGGATTCAGCGGCGACAGCCACGCCGCCGGTCCGGCGGGCCCTGGCCACCCCAGCCGAGGCTGGTGGGATGGGCTGATCGGCCCGGGCCGGGCGATCGACACCGACCGGTTCTTCGTGGTCTGTCCGAACGTGCTGGGGGGCTGCCAGGGCAGCACCGGCCCCGGCAGCCCGGCCCCCGACGGCAGGCCGTGGGGGAGCCGTTTCCCTGCGCTCACGATCCGCGACCAGGTGGAGGCGGAAGTGGCCTTCAGCGACAGGCTCCAGATCCGGCGGTGGCAGGCGGTGATCGGGGGCTCCATGGGCGGCATGCGCGCCATGGAATGGGCGATCGCCCATCCCGGGCGGCTGGAGCGGCTGGTGCTCCTGGCCACAACAGCCCGCTGCTCCGAGCGGACCAACGCCTGCCACCGCAGCCAGATCGAGGCCATCCAGCAGGATCCGGCCTTCCTGGGCGGCGACTTCTACGACCATCCCGGCGGTGGGCCCCGGGCGGGGCTGGCCCGGGCCCGCCGCATGGCCCGACGCACCTACGGGGGCATCGAGGACGGAAGCGTCGAGGAAGGTGGCGTGTTTCTGGAGCGCTTCGATGCCAACAGCTACATCGTTCTCACCCAGGCAATGACCGGCCATGACGTGGGCCGCGGACGCGGCGGGGTGGCCGCGGCCCTGGCCCGGATCAGCGCCCCCTCCCACGTGGTGTCGGTGAGCTCCGACCGGCTCTTCCCGCCCCACAGCCAGCGGGAGATGGCCCGGGCGATCGGTGGGCCCGTCCGCTTCAGCGCGATCGACAGCCAGCACGGCCACGACGGCTTCCTGGCGGAACAGGATCAGCTGGCATCGATCCTGCGGCAGTCGCTGGCCTGA